A single Chryseobacterium sp. DNA region contains:
- a CDS encoding 2-oxo acid dehydrogenase subunit E2, whose protein sequence is MAEVITMPRLSDTMTEGKVAKWHKKVGDKVKEGDILAEIETDKAVQDFESEVEGTLLYVGVEEGGAAAVDSVLAIIGNEGEDISGLTGGAAAPSAGSEENKSEEQPKAEAQAAAEPAAAEVPAGVEVITMPRLSDTMTEGKVAKWHKNVGDTVKEGDLLAEIETDKAVQDFESEFNGVLLKQGVEEGGAAPVDSVLAIIGPAGTDVSSVGTSKAAGQTSEKPAEQKAEAKTEEKAVPAASSSSSDRVAISPLAKKMAQDKGVDINSVQGSGENGRIVKKDIENYQPSQAKPAASAAAAGAAAQVAVNFVQGEDTETPNSQVRNIIAKRLAESKFSAPHYYLMVEINMDKAIEARKEINSLPDTKISFNDMIIKATAIALRKHPQVNSSWAGDKIIHRGNINVGVAVAIPDGLVVPVLKNTDQMSYTQISASVKDMASRAKNKGLKANEMEGSTFSISNLGMFGIETFTSIINQPNSAILSVGAIIEKPIVKNGQIVVGNTMKLSLACDHRVVDGATGAEFLQTLRTYLENPLTLLL, encoded by the coding sequence ATGGCAGAAGTAATTACGATGCCCCGCCTTTCGGATACTATGACGGAAGGGAAAGTGGCGAAATGGCATAAAAAAGTAGGAGATAAAGTAAAAGAAGGAGATATTTTAGCTGAAATTGAAACTGATAAAGCAGTTCAGGATTTCGAATCTGAAGTAGAAGGTACTCTTTTATACGTGGGTGTAGAAGAAGGCGGTGCTGCTGCTGTAGATTCTGTTTTGGCGATTATCGGTAATGAAGGAGAAGATATTTCAGGATTAACAGGTGGTGCGGCTGCTCCAAGTGCCGGTTCTGAGGAAAATAAATCAGAAGAACAGCCTAAAGCAGAAGCTCAGGCTGCTGCTGAACCCGCTGCTGCAGAGGTTCCGGCAGGAGTAGAAGTTATTACAATGCCAAGACTTTCGGATACGATGACGGAAGGGAAAGTGGCGAAATGGCACAAAAATGTAGGCGATACAGTAAAAGAAGGAGATCTTCTTGCTGAAATCGAGACGGATAAAGCCGTTCAGGATTTCGAATCTGAATTCAACGGGGTACTGTTGAAGCAGGGAGTAGAAGAAGGTGGTGCCGCTCCGGTGGATTCCGTATTGGCGATCATCGGCCCTGCAGGAACAGATGTTTCATCTGTGGGTACTTCAAAAGCTGCCGGCCAGACATCAGAAAAACCGGCTGAACAAAAAGCAGAAGCTAAAACTGAAGAAAAAGCGGTTCCGGCTGCCAGCTCTTCCTCTTCTGACAGGGTAGCAATTTCTCCTTTAGCTAAGAAAATGGCTCAGGATAAAGGAGTTGATATCAACAGTGTTCAGGGGTCCGGAGAAAATGGAAGAATCGTTAAGAAAGATATTGAAAATTATCAGCCGTCCCAGGCGAAACCGGCTGCCTCAGCTGCGGCTGCAGGTGCAGCTGCTCAAGTGGCAGTAAACTTCGTTCAGGGAGAAGATACAGAGACTCCAAACTCGCAGGTAAGAAACATAATTGCAAAACGCCTTGCTGAAAGTAAATTCTCTGCCCCTCACTATTATCTGATGGTTGAAATCAACATGGATAAAGCGATTGAAGCGAGAAAAGAGATCAACTCTTTACCGGATACTAAAATTTCTTTCAATGATATGATCATTAAAGCAACTGCTATTGCTTTAAGAAAACACCCTCAGGTAAATTCAAGCTGGGCGGGAGACAAGATCATCCACAGAGGAAATATCAATGTGGGCGTAGCAGTAGCGATTCCTGACGGTTTAGTGGTTCCTGTACTTAAAAATACAGACCAGATGAGCTATACCCAGATCTCTGCTTCCGTAAAAGATATGGCTTCAAGAGCTAAAAATAAAGGACTTAAAGCAAATGAAATGGAAGGATCTACCTTCTCTATTTCTAACCTGGGAATGTTCGGAATCGAAACGTTTACAAGTATCATCAACCAGCCGAACTCTGCTATTCTATCCGTTGGAGCAATTATTGAAAAACCAATTGTTAAGAATGGTCAGATCGTAGTAGGAAACACAATGAAGCTTTCATTAGCATGTGACCACAGAGTAGTGGACGGTGCTACAGGTGCTGAATTCTTACAGACATTAAGAACATATTTAGAAAACCCATTAACATTGTTACTGTAA
- a CDS encoding murein L,D-transpeptidase catalytic domain-containing protein yields MMKHFIFLCMLLTACSKAESQQMDPLGIPQSKISEIKNYLKGKDYNQEFAVFINFKIHSGKYRYFIYDLKKNRVIQKAVVSHGSGSVIPHSNDLQFSNTEGTYQSSLGMYEIRESYMGKFGKAYRLKGLNVTNSNAMQRAIVLHSYGCIPDKESSDPACLSLGCPMLSTNAFNETAKYIDQSKQPIILYAFY; encoded by the coding sequence ATGATGAAACACTTTATTTTCCTTTGTATGCTGTTGACCGCCTGTTCAAAAGCTGAATCTCAGCAGATGGACCCTTTGGGGATACCTCAGTCTAAAATCTCTGAGATTAAAAATTATCTCAAAGGGAAAGATTATAACCAGGAATTTGCCGTTTTTATCAATTTTAAGATACATTCCGGGAAATACCGTTACTTCATCTATGATCTGAAAAAGAACAGAGTCATACAAAAAGCTGTTGTGTCTCATGGCTCAGGATCAGTCATTCCTCATTCAAACGATTTGCAGTTCAGCAATACTGAAGGAACCTATCAATCCTCACTGGGGATGTATGAAATTCGTGAAAGCTATATGGGGAAATTTGGAAAGGCATACCGTTTAAAGGGATTAAATGTGACCAATAGCAATGCGATGCAGCGAGCTATTGTGCTCCATTCTTACGGATGTATACCGGATAAGGAATCTTCGGATCCTGCATGTTTAAGTCTGGGATGTCCGATGCTTTCTACGAATGCTTTTAATGAAACGGCAAAATACATTGATCAGTCAAAACAGCCTATTATTCTATATGCATTCTATTAA
- a CDS encoding ABC transporter ATP-binding protein: MIKARNIHKSYGNLEVLKGVDIHIKMGEVVSIVGESGAGKSTLLQILGTLDHPSNSSKYDTEIAIAGESFINMNDKQLSKFRNQNIGFVFQFHQLLPEFTALENVLLPTKIAGANEKEALEKAYALFEDLKIEQRLQHKPNQLSGGEAQRVAVARALINSPKIIFADEPTGNLDSKNADDLHRLFFDLRDKYNQTFVIVTHNPNLAEITDRKLVMKDGMIIE; the protein is encoded by the coding sequence ATGATTAAAGCAAGAAATATCCATAAATCTTATGGGAATTTAGAAGTACTGAAAGGTGTTGATATTCACATCAAAATGGGAGAAGTCGTTTCTATTGTAGGTGAATCAGGGGCTGGTAAATCTACATTACTGCAGATTTTAGGAACGTTGGATCATCCTAGCAACTCATCCAAATATGATACGGAAATTGCAATCGCTGGAGAATCATTCATCAATATGAATGATAAACAGTTGTCTAAATTCAGGAATCAGAATATTGGTTTTGTATTTCAGTTTCATCAGCTCCTTCCGGAGTTTACAGCTTTGGAAAATGTATTGCTTCCCACTAAAATTGCCGGAGCCAATGAAAAAGAAGCTCTTGAAAAAGCATATGCTTTATTTGAAGATTTAAAAATCGAGCAGAGGCTGCAACATAAACCTAACCAGCTTTCGGGTGGTGAGGCTCAAAGAGTAGCTGTGGCAAGAGCATTGATCAATTCACCAAAGATTATTTTTGCAGATGAGCCTACAGGAAACCTGGATTCAAAAAATGCAGATGACCTTCACAGATTGTTCTTTGATCTTAGAGATAAGTACAATCAGACGTTTGTTATTGTAACGCATAATCCGAATCTTGCGGAAATTACTGACCGTAAGCTTGTTATGAAAGACGGAATGATCATAGAATAA
- the radC gene encoding DNA repair protein RadC produces the protein MLIKYLAEDDRPREKFLHKGKNSLSDSELLAIIMGSGNKDESAVELGRKILKSVNNNWHQLSLLSVKDLMKFKGIGEAKAISIATALEIGRRRAGQEIPERSTIGNSNDAYSILKNQLSDLRTEEFWAIFLNNSNKVIHISQLTHGGISQSIVDVRILFKTALDYFSTGIIIAHNHPSGSLKPSKEDMGITQKIKEAGKTLSIQLLDHIIVTQDSYFSFSDAGLL, from the coding sequence ATGCTTATAAAATATCTTGCAGAAGACGACAGACCGAGAGAAAAGTTTTTACATAAAGGTAAAAACTCACTTTCTGATTCTGAGTTACTGGCTATTATTATGGGAAGTGGAAATAAAGATGAGAGTGCGGTGGAACTGGGAAGGAAAATTTTAAAGTCGGTAAACAATAATTGGCACCAGCTAAGCCTTCTTTCGGTTAAAGATTTAATGAAATTTAAAGGAATAGGTGAAGCTAAAGCGATTTCTATTGCAACAGCCCTCGAAATAGGAAGAAGAAGAGCAGGACAGGAAATTCCGGAAAGATCAACGATTGGGAATAGTAATGATGCCTATTCCATTCTGAAAAACCAGTTATCTGATCTGAGAACTGAAGAATTTTGGGCCATTTTTCTGAATAACAGCAATAAAGTGATCCATATTTCACAGCTGACCCATGGAGGGATAAGCCAGTCTATTGTAGATGTAAGAATTCTGTTCAAGACAGCATTGGATTATTTTTCAACAGGCATTATTATAGCACACAATCACCCTTCCGGAAGTTTAAAACCGAGTAAGGAAGATATGGGCATTACTCAAAAAATAAAAGAAGCAGGGAAAACATTAAGCATCCAGCTTTTAGACCACATTATCGTCACCCAGGATTCTTATTTTAGTTTTTCAGACGCAGGACTATTATGA
- the pdhA gene encoding pyruvate dehydrogenase (acetyl-transferring) E1 component subunit alpha, translating into MKEFSKEVYLKWYEDMTMWRRFEDKCRSLYLKQKIRGFLHLYNGQEAIPAGFTHAMDLTKDSMITAYRCHIHPMAMGVDPKRIMAELCGKATGTSGGMGGSMHIFSKEHRFYGGHGIVGGQIPLGAGIAFADKYFDRKAVNICFFGDGAARQGSLHETFNMAMNWKLPVVFVVENNQYAMGTSVKRTANHEDIYKLGLGYEMPCLAVDAMDPEKVAEAAYEAIERARRGDGPTFIEARTYRYRGHSMSDAEPYRSKEEVAVHKNDDPIELVKHRILENGWATEQELEAMDNKSRDFVDECIEFMENSPYPEAEKIYEYVYAQEDYPFLDKLEN; encoded by the coding sequence ATGAAAGAATTTTCTAAAGAGGTATACCTGAAGTGGTATGAAGATATGACAATGTGGAGAAGGTTTGAAGACAAATGCCGTTCTCTTTATCTAAAACAAAAGATCAGAGGCTTTTTACATTTGTATAACGGTCAGGAAGCAATCCCTGCCGGATTCACGCATGCAATGGATTTAACAAAAGACAGTATGATTACTGCTTACCGATGCCACATCCATCCAATGGCGATGGGAGTAGATCCTAAGAGAATCATGGCGGAACTTTGTGGTAAAGCGACTGGAACATCCGGAGGTATGGGTGGTTCTATGCACATTTTCAGTAAAGAACACCGTTTCTATGGTGGTCATGGTATTGTAGGAGGACAAATTCCTTTGGGAGCAGGTATTGCTTTTGCAGATAAATATTTTGACAGAAAGGCTGTCAATATCTGTTTCTTTGGAGATGGAGCAGCGAGACAAGGTTCATTACATGAAACATTTAACATGGCCATGAACTGGAAACTTCCTGTTGTATTTGTGGTAGAAAACAACCAATATGCAATGGGAACTTCTGTAAAAAGAACAGCAAACCATGAAGATATCTATAAATTAGGATTAGGATATGAAATGCCTTGTCTTGCAGTAGATGCAATGGATCCTGAAAAAGTAGCTGAAGCAGCTTATGAGGCCATTGAAAGAGCAAGAAGAGGAGACGGACCTACATTTATTGAGGCAAGAACTTACCGTTACAGAGGACACTCTATGTCTGATGCAGAACCGTATAGATCTAAAGAAGAGGTAGCTGTTCATAAAAATGATGACCCTATCGAGTTGGTAAAACACAGGATTTTAGAAAACGGATGGGCTACAGAACAGGAATTGGAAGCTATGGATAACAAGTCCAGAGACTTCGTTGATGAGTGCATCGAGTTTATGGAAAACTCTCCATATCCTGAAGCAGAAAAGATCTATGAGTATGTATATGCTCAGGAAGATTATCCATTCTTAGATAAATTAGAAAACTAA